In Acidovorax sp. GBBC 1281, a single window of DNA contains:
- a CDS encoding DegT/DnrJ/EryC1/StrS family aminotransferase: MTAGASTNPIPLLVPDVPDPLSLLPYLQRMHAARYYSNGGPLVRELEDRFAERFGLSAEQVTTVASATLGLELVLQSLGLRAGSRVLMPTFTFAATATAVLRAGHVPVLCDVDADSWLLTPDIARAAHATDAVDAVLPVAALGMPHDMAAWQRFEDETGLPVVIDAAAGFGSQWLAGASGTLVFSLHATKSLPAGEGGFVVSSRPGLAARVRQLANFGINLDPASHLPVGALAAVGTNAKMSELHAAVALASLACWEQGAQARRALQREMQDALARAADGRIAWQLAGPAGAIAAPTLLCARMPDAACRGRLEALCAAQGIATRRWYQPLMHRMEALLPFCTLLPTPQADALAETLIGLPFFPKMDPAQMQRLTRVMEQAMRS; encoded by the coding sequence ATGACCGCTGGCGCTTCCACCAATCCCATTCCTCTGCTGGTGCCGGATGTGCCGGACCCGCTGTCCCTCCTGCCCTATCTGCAGCGCATGCATGCCGCGCGCTACTACTCCAACGGCGGCCCACTGGTGCGCGAACTGGAGGACCGCTTCGCCGAGCGCTTCGGCCTGAGTGCAGAACAGGTCACGACCGTGGCAAGCGCCACCCTGGGCCTGGAGCTGGTGCTGCAATCGCTGGGGCTGCGTGCCGGCTCCCGGGTGCTCATGCCCACCTTCACGTTCGCTGCCACGGCGACGGCTGTGCTGCGCGCCGGCCACGTGCCGGTACTGTGCGATGTGGATGCCGACAGCTGGCTGCTGACGCCCGACATCGCGCGCGCGGCCCATGCCACCGATGCCGTGGATGCCGTCCTGCCCGTGGCGGCCCTCGGCATGCCGCACGACATGGCGGCCTGGCAACGCTTCGAGGACGAAACGGGGCTTCCGGTGGTGATCGATGCGGCAGCCGGCTTTGGCAGCCAGTGGCTGGCAGGCGCTTCTGGCACGCTCGTGTTCAGTCTCCATGCCACCAAGTCGCTGCCGGCGGGAGAGGGCGGTTTCGTGGTCTCGTCCCGTCCCGGGTTGGCGGCGCGAGTGCGTCAACTGGCCAATTTCGGCATCAACCTCGACCCGGCCAGCCACCTGCCGGTCGGCGCCCTGGCTGCGGTGGGCACGAACGCCAAAATGAGCGAGTTGCACGCTGCCGTGGCGCTGGCATCGCTCGCTTGCTGGGAGCAGGGCGCGCAGGCCCGGCGCGCGTTGCAGCGGGAAATGCAGGATGCCCTTGCGCGCGCGGCGGACGGCCGGATCGCATGGCAGTTGGCGGGCCCGGCCGGCGCCATTGCAGCACCGACGCTGTTGTGTGCACGGATGCCCGACGCTGCCTGCCGGGGACGGCTCGAGGCACTGTGTGCCGCGCAGGGCATCGCGACGCGTCGCTGGTACCAGCCTCTCATGCACCGCATGGAAGCCCTGTTGCCCTTCTGTACGCTATTGCCCACGCCCCAAGCGGATGCGCTCGCCGAAACCCTGATCGGCCTGCCGTTCTTTCCGAAGATGGATCCTGCGCAGATGCAGCGGCTCACCCGTGTGATGGAGCAGGCAATGCGCAGCTAG
- a CDS encoding O-linked N-acetylglucosamine transferase, SPINDLY family protein, translating into MSTSTDDADVQEHAELLIALFQAEQCLAQQDLMGALTKFATALAFDPQRADVWMHVGRTYLKMENWAQAIPALETALNLQPGMPDAQHGLSFALFNLGRHAEALQMIDDVCRRGNNPAMWVMRAFLHDQIEGNPVKTLEVYRDWGRRYADPLTRKVAPLVVADRRPKKRLKIGYVTADFREHSIAFFMLPVLRHHDPQEVEVHVYSGGRRDGITDALQQCVPHWHEMIHLSDDELYTLIRSHGIDVLVDLSGHTAGNRLLVFARRAAPVQVTWLGFMSPLGMKAMDYRLTDVGITPPGHEVFYSERLFRLACMASYAPPTYAPLCEEPPMLRNVYPTLISLNNSAKVTDRMLGVWGRILQARTDARLVIMVKERSAEAAQANMQMRVEAQGLPLDRVFVMHQQPLNQFMELGHIADVALDTAPISGGTTTLHALWMGLPIVALDAERGVDASTARTLQGVGYPDWVARSDDQYVERALAFMADPETLARLRHETRQRVSACALMDYAARTAELEKAFRLMWLNYLEGRDRFLDVFADAEPALAHLGGGEKRVHGTPSI; encoded by the coding sequence ATGTCCACTTCCACCGACGACGCCGATGTGCAAGAGCATGCCGAGCTGCTGATCGCGCTCTTCCAGGCCGAGCAGTGCCTGGCGCAGCAGGACCTGATGGGGGCCCTGACGAAATTCGCGACGGCCCTGGCGTTCGATCCGCAGCGTGCGGACGTGTGGATGCATGTCGGGCGCACCTACCTCAAGATGGAAAACTGGGCGCAGGCCATTCCGGCGCTGGAGACCGCCCTGAACCTGCAGCCCGGCATGCCGGATGCGCAGCATGGCCTGTCTTTCGCGCTGTTCAACCTGGGCCGGCATGCCGAAGCGTTGCAAATGATCGACGATGTGTGTCGCCGCGGCAACAATCCGGCCATGTGGGTGATGCGCGCCTTCCTGCATGACCAGATCGAGGGCAATCCCGTCAAGACGCTGGAGGTCTACCGGGACTGGGGCCGGCGCTACGCCGATCCGCTGACGCGCAAGGTCGCTCCGCTCGTCGTGGCCGATCGGCGGCCGAAGAAACGCCTCAAGATCGGCTATGTCACGGCCGACTTCCGGGAGCACTCCATCGCGTTCTTCATGCTGCCCGTGCTGCGCCACCACGACCCGCAGGAGGTCGAGGTGCATGTGTATTCGGGCGGGCGGCGAGACGGCATCACCGATGCCCTGCAGCAATGCGTGCCCCATTGGCACGAGATGATCCATCTGTCCGACGACGAGCTGTACACGCTCATCCGCTCGCACGGCATCGACGTGCTGGTGGACCTGTCGGGCCACACCGCCGGCAACCGCCTGCTGGTCTTCGCGCGCCGCGCAGCGCCCGTGCAGGTGACGTGGCTCGGATTCATGAGCCCGCTGGGCATGAAGGCCATGGACTACCGCCTGACGGATGTTGGCATCACCCCGCCGGGCCATGAAGTCTTCTACAGCGAGCGGCTCTTTCGCCTGGCCTGCATGGCGAGCTACGCGCCGCCCACCTATGCGCCGCTGTGCGAAGAGCCGCCGATGCTGCGCAACGTCTACCCCACGCTCATCTCGCTGAACAATTCCGCCAAGGTCACGGACCGCATGCTGGGCGTCTGGGGCCGCATCCTGCAGGCACGCACCGATGCGCGCCTCGTCATCATGGTGAAGGAGCGGTCTGCCGAGGCCGCGCAGGCCAACATGCAGATGCGGGTCGAGGCACAGGGCCTGCCGCTGGACCGCGTGTTCGTGATGCACCAGCAACCGCTCAATCAGTTCATGGAACTGGGGCATATCGCCGACGTGGCGCTCGACACGGCCCCGATCTCTGGCGGCACCACGACGCTGCATGCTCTCTGGATGGGGCTGCCGATCGTGGCGCTGGACGCCGAGCGCGGTGTGGACGCGAGCACCGCGCGCACGCTGCAGGGCGTGGGCTATCCCGATTGGGTGGCGCGCAGCGACGACCAATACGTCGAGCGGGCCCTGGCGTTCATGGCCGATCCGGAAACCCTGGCCCGCCTGCGCCACGAAACACGGCAACGCGTTTCCGCCTGCGCACTCATGGACTATGCCGCCCGCACGGCCGAGCTGGAAAAGGCGTTCCGGCTCATGTGGCTCAACTACCTGGAAGGCCGTGACCGTTTCCTGGATGTGTTCGCCGATGCGGAGCCGGCCCTGGCACACCTGGGCGGTGGCGAGAAGCGTGTGCACGGCACGCCCTCCATATGA
- the motA gene encoding flagellar motor stator protein MotA, with protein MFVIIGYLVCLGCIFGVYVVHGGNVSVIIKALPFEMITIFGGALGAFVVNNQPKVLKSTLKALPMALKGSKYTKARYMELMAMLYDILQKARKEGLMAIEKDVETPHESEIFKKYPTVGNDHHVIEFMTDYLRMMVSGNLNAHEIEALMDSEIETHHQEAHAPVAALARLAGALPAFGIIAAVLGVVNTMGSVGQPPSVLGGMIGSALVGTFLGILLAYGVVEPLGGLVEQKLEDAAKELQCIKTTLLASMQGYNPATAIEFGRKVLFSTDRPSFSELESHVKGKK; from the coding sequence ATGTTTGTAATCATCGGTTACCTGGTCTGTCTCGGGTGCATTTTCGGCGTGTACGTGGTGCACGGCGGGAATGTGAGCGTGATCATCAAAGCGCTCCCGTTCGAGATGATCACGATCTTCGGCGGCGCGCTGGGCGCGTTCGTGGTGAACAACCAGCCGAAGGTGCTCAAGTCCACGCTGAAGGCGCTGCCCATGGCGCTCAAGGGGTCCAAGTACACCAAGGCGCGGTACATGGAACTGATGGCCATGCTCTACGACATCCTGCAAAAAGCCCGCAAGGAAGGGCTGATGGCCATCGAAAAGGATGTCGAGACGCCCCACGAGTCGGAAATCTTCAAGAAATACCCCACGGTCGGCAACGACCATCATGTGATCGAGTTCATGACCGATTACCTGCGCATGATGGTGTCCGGCAACCTGAACGCCCACGAGATCGAGGCGCTGATGGACAGCGAGATAGAAACCCACCACCAGGAAGCGCATGCCCCCGTGGCAGCGCTGGCCCGCCTGGCCGGCGCCCTGCCCGCCTTCGGCATCATCGCGGCCGTGCTCGGTGTGGTGAACACCATGGGCTCGGTGGGCCAGCCGCCTTCGGTGCTGGGCGGCATGATCGGCTCGGCGCTGGTCGGCACTTTCCTCGGGATCCTGCTGGCCTATGGTGTGGTGGAGCCGCTGGGTGGCCTGGTCGAGCAGAAGCTGGAAGATGCCGCCAAGGAACTGCAGTGCATCAAGACCACGCTTTTGGCCAGCATGCAGGGCTACAACCCCGCCACTGCGATCGAATTCGGCCGCAAGGTCCTGTTCTCCACCGACCGACCGAGCTTTTCCGAGTTGGAAAGCCACGTGAAGGGCAAGAAGTAG
- the motB gene encoding flagellar motor protein MotB — MADKKLQPIIIKRVKKGGHAVHGGAWKIAYADFVTAMMAFFLLMWLLGSTAKGELQGIAAYFNSPLKVSMQGGDGAGNSSSVIPGGGNDLSKVHGQVRRSDSETSTNRRANLEAARAERARQDEMRIKALQAKIDALITETPKLNEYRSQIRMDVTPDGLQIQIVDDQNRPMFDSGSALVKPYMRDILREIGTALGGVQNRISLAGHTDATPYGNGDRGYSNWELSADRANASRRELVAAGMPDAKLGRVVGLAASDLLEPKEPRAPANRRITITVLTQEAEERLLGKKSATITSTEFTAEKRENPASAPRP; from the coding sequence ATGGCCGACAAGAAACTCCAGCCGATCATCATCAAGCGCGTCAAGAAGGGCGGCCACGCCGTGCATGGCGGCGCCTGGAAGATCGCCTATGCCGACTTCGTGACGGCCATGATGGCGTTCTTCCTGCTGATGTGGCTGCTGGGCTCCACCGCCAAGGGCGAACTGCAGGGCATCGCCGCCTACTTCAATTCGCCGCTGAAGGTGTCCATGCAGGGGGGAGACGGTGCGGGTAACAGCTCGAGCGTGATTCCCGGCGGCGGCAACGATCTGTCCAAGGTGCATGGCCAGGTGCGGCGCTCCGACTCGGAGACATCGACGAACCGCCGCGCCAACCTCGAAGCCGCACGCGCCGAGCGCGCCCGCCAGGACGAGATGCGCATCAAGGCGCTGCAGGCCAAAATCGACGCGCTTATCACCGAAACGCCCAAGCTGAATGAATATCGCTCGCAGATCCGCATGGATGTGACGCCCGATGGCCTGCAGATCCAGATCGTGGACGACCAGAACCGGCCCATGTTCGACAGCGGCAGTGCGTTGGTAAAACCCTACATGCGCGACATTCTTCGAGAAATCGGAACCGCGCTCGGCGGCGTGCAAAACCGCATCAGCCTGGCGGGCCACACCGACGCGACGCCCTACGGCAACGGCGACCGCGGCTACAGCAATTGGGAACTGTCGGCAGACCGGGCCAACGCCTCGCGCCGCGAACTCGTGGCCGCCGGCATGCCGGATGCCAAGCTGGGCCGCGTTGTCGGGCTGGCGGCCAGCGATTTGCTGGAGCCCAAGGAGCCGCGCGCGCCCGCTAACCGGCGCATCACGATCACGGTTTTGACCCAGGAAGCCGAGGAACGGCTGCTCGGAAAGAAATCTGCCACCATCACTTCCACGGAGTTCACCGCCGAAAAGCGCGAGAATCCGGCATCCGCCCCTCGGCCGTAA
- the cheY gene encoding chemotaxis response regulator CheY codes for MTTALRFLIVDDFSTMRRIVRNLLKESGFADADEAEDGVVALNKLRNSKFDFVVTDINMPNMNGFQLLAEIKKDDKLKHLPVLMVTAEARKEDIVAAAQNGAAGYIVKPFTKATLEEKVTLILKKMGL; via the coding sequence GTGACCACTGCACTCCGCTTTTTGATCGTTGACGACTTCTCCACCATGCGACGCATCGTGCGCAACCTGCTCAAGGAAAGCGGCTTCGCCGATGCCGACGAGGCGGAAGACGGCGTGGTGGCGCTGAACAAACTGCGCAACAGCAAGTTCGATTTCGTCGTCACCGACATCAACATGCCCAACATGAACGGATTCCAGCTGCTGGCTGAAATCAAGAAGGACGACAAGCTCAAGCACCTGCCTGTGCTGATGGTGACGGCGGAAGCCCGCAAGGAAGACATCGTGGCAGCCGCCCAGAACGGGGCAGCCGGCTACATCGTCAAGCCGTTCACCAAGGCCACGCTGGAAGAGAAAGTCACCCTGATCCTCAAGAAAATGGGCCTGTGA
- a CDS encoding protein phosphatase CheZ, whose product MDTSDNNLPEAGAVHNKIGQLTRQLHDSLNELGYADKLRGTMGELPDAQSRLSYIARLTGEAAEKVLSRVEQAKAQHDFIAEETRRVVSSLVKDPVAAVAKGEIMNFLHDVERVTKEADGHLTEIMMAQDFHDLTGQVIARVVNLAATIEEQLVQLLIQTAPPAAQAQVAPVVEARREHLAGPVVDPEGTPDVVTDQSQVDDLLASLGF is encoded by the coding sequence ATGGATACCTCGGACAACAACCTTCCGGAAGCCGGCGCCGTTCACAACAAGATCGGCCAGCTGACCCGCCAGCTGCACGACTCGCTGAACGAACTCGGCTACGCCGACAAGCTGCGCGGCACGATGGGCGAGTTGCCCGATGCGCAAAGCCGACTTTCCTACATCGCGCGCCTCACGGGCGAAGCGGCGGAGAAGGTATTGAGCCGGGTGGAGCAGGCCAAGGCCCAGCACGACTTCATCGCCGAGGAAACCCGCCGCGTCGTCTCCTCGCTGGTCAAGGACCCCGTGGCGGCCGTCGCCAAGGGCGAGATCATGAACTTCCTGCACGACGTGGAACGCGTCACCAAGGAAGCCGACGGCCACCTGACCGAAATCATGATGGCGCAGGACTTCCACGACCTCACCGGCCAGGTGATCGCCCGTGTGGTCAACCTGGCGGCCACGATCGAAGAGCAGCTGGTGCAGTTACTCATCCAGACCGCTCCCCCGGCCGCGCAGGCGCAGGTCGCCCCGGTGGTGGAAGCGCGCCGCGAACACCTGGCCGGCCCGGTGGTCGACCCCGAAGGCACGCCCGATGTGGTCACCGACCAGTCGCAAGTGGATGATCTGCTGGCCAGCCTGGGCTTCTGA
- a CDS encoding EscU/YscU/HrcU family type III secretion system export apparatus switch protein has translation MDSSQDKDLPATEHKLQKARKDGQAARSRDLSHIAVLGMGACSVLVLAPMLTEHLQLAVREQLVFNAATVQATGSMVTRLHQMALIGVVASLVFAVLTSAAAVVSAIGAGGWVFSFQPITPQFSRLNPISGFTNLVSKQQLVNVGKMVLMTGVITAVAWNFLGNSIQKLSMLVLQPSPVALRWVGEWMTSGVSLMLLVVFLAAVVDVPLQAFFFKSRQKMSHEEIKQEHKESEGSPETKSRQRQRAREIADRASIAAVPKADFVVMNPTHYAVALKYEEGTMSAPQVISKGTDLLAFKIREMATQHSVPVLQSPMLARALYAHAELDQAIPATLYAAVAQVLAYVYRLKAAMRGEGRMPEAQPDPFVPPELDPLNRTTDAGTAP, from the coding sequence ATGGACTCCAGCCAAGACAAAGACCTCCCCGCGACAGAGCACAAGCTCCAGAAAGCGCGCAAGGACGGCCAGGCTGCGCGCTCGCGGGACCTGTCCCACATCGCCGTCCTCGGCATGGGCGCCTGCAGCGTCCTCGTGCTGGCGCCCATGCTGACCGAACACCTGCAGCTGGCCGTGCGCGAACAGCTGGTGTTCAACGCCGCCACGGTGCAGGCCACGGGCAGCATGGTCACCCGGCTGCACCAGATGGCGCTGATCGGCGTGGTCGCCAGCCTCGTCTTCGCCGTTCTCACCAGCGCCGCCGCCGTGGTCAGCGCCATCGGCGCCGGCGGCTGGGTGTTCAGCTTCCAGCCCATCACACCCCAGTTCAGCCGGCTGAACCCGATCTCGGGGTTCACCAACCTGGTGTCCAAACAGCAGCTGGTCAACGTGGGCAAGATGGTGCTCATGACCGGCGTGATCACCGCCGTGGCCTGGAATTTCCTGGGCAACAGCATCCAGAAGCTGTCCATGCTGGTGCTGCAGCCCTCGCCGGTGGCTCTGCGCTGGGTGGGCGAATGGATGACCTCGGGCGTGAGCCTCATGCTGCTGGTGGTGTTTCTCGCGGCGGTCGTCGACGTGCCGCTGCAGGCGTTCTTCTTCAAGTCGCGCCAGAAGATGTCGCACGAGGAAATCAAGCAGGAGCACAAGGAATCCGAGGGCAGCCCCGAGACCAAGAGCCGCCAGCGCCAGCGCGCCCGCGAGATCGCCGACCGCGCCAGCATCGCCGCCGTGCCCAAGGCCGACTTCGTGGTGATGAACCCGACCCACTATGCCGTGGCCCTCAAGTACGAAGAAGGCACGATGAGCGCCCCGCAGGTGATCTCCAAGGGCACCGACCTGCTGGCCTTCAAGATCCGCGAAATGGCCACGCAGCATTCGGTGCCGGTGCTGCAGTCGCCCATGCTGGCCCGCGCGCTCTACGCGCATGCCGAGTTGGACCAGGCCATTCCCGCCACGCTGTACGCCGCCGTGGCGCAGGTGCTGGCCTACGTTTACCGCCTCAAGGCCGCGATGCGCGGCGAAGGTCGCATGCCCGAGGCCCAGCCCGACCCGTTCGTGCCGCCCGAGCTTGATCCGCTGAACCGCACCACCGACGCAGGGACCGCCCCATGA
- the flhA gene encoding flagellar biosynthesis protein FlhA — protein sequence MTPSMKSVRQWAGTNASAVQGMSAPLLVVAILALMVLPIPAWLLDTFFTLNIAVALMVMMVAAYMLRPLDFAAFPSVLLLTTLMRLSLNVASTRVVLLEGHTGPGAAGAVIEAFGHFLIGGNFAVGLIVFAILVVINFVVVTKGAERIAEVSARFTLDAMPGKQMAVDADLNAGLIDEKEAKRRRLEVAEEANFFGSMDGASKFVRGDAVAGILILLINIVGGFAIGMLQHDLSAGQAANSYILLAVGDALVAQIPGLLISVAAAMVISRVGKEEDMGHQIVQQLFMSPRVLGVTAGILILLGLIPGMPHAVFLIMGSALGYAAWTLMKRANAPQPVVEAPPPAHDGEASWDDLQPVDLLGLELGYRLITLVDKNRQGDLLTRIKGVRRKFAQEVGFLPPAVHVRDNLELKPSAYRITLRGVVVGEGEAFPGMHLAINPGGITTPLIGTPTTDPAFGLPAHWIDEHQKEAAQMAGFTVVDSETVMATHLSHLMQVQAAKLLSRTETQQLVEHVAKLAPKLIEEVVPKMVSIATFQKVLQLLLEESVHIRDIRTIIETLAEHAGATTDPVELARRVRIALSPAIVQQIYGPTRELNVIAIEPGLERLLVQALSNNAGPSLDPGVADILTQKAAEVAMKQEELGMPACLLVPDAIRNAISRLVRRVAPRLQVLAHSEIPETHTIRIGPILKGASA from the coding sequence ATGACGCCCTCCATGAAATCCGTCCGGCAGTGGGCCGGCACCAACGCCTCGGCCGTGCAGGGCATGTCCGCCCCGCTGCTGGTGGTGGCCATCCTGGCGCTGATGGTGCTGCCCATCCCCGCCTGGCTGCTGGACACCTTCTTCACGCTGAACATCGCCGTCGCGCTGATGGTGATGATGGTGGCGGCCTACATGCTGCGGCCGCTGGACTTCGCGGCGTTTCCCTCGGTGCTGCTGCTGACCACGCTGATGCGGCTGTCGCTCAACGTGGCCTCCACCCGCGTGGTGCTGCTGGAAGGCCACACCGGCCCGGGCGCGGCGGGTGCGGTGATCGAGGCCTTCGGCCACTTCCTGATCGGCGGCAACTTCGCCGTCGGCCTGATCGTGTTCGCCATCCTGGTGGTGATCAACTTCGTGGTGGTGACCAAGGGCGCCGAGCGGATCGCCGAAGTGTCGGCCCGCTTCACCCTGGACGCCATGCCCGGCAAGCAGATGGCGGTGGACGCCGACCTGAACGCAGGCCTCATCGACGAGAAGGAAGCCAAGCGCCGGCGCCTGGAAGTGGCGGAAGAAGCCAACTTCTTCGGCTCGATGGACGGCGCCTCGAAGTTCGTGCGCGGCGATGCGGTCGCCGGCATCCTGATCCTGCTGATCAACATCGTCGGCGGCTTCGCCATCGGCATGCTGCAGCACGACCTGTCGGCCGGCCAGGCGGCCAACAGCTACATCCTGCTGGCAGTCGGCGACGCGCTGGTGGCGCAGATCCCGGGTCTGCTGATCTCGGTGGCCGCGGCCATGGTGATCTCGCGCGTGGGCAAGGAAGAGGACATGGGGCACCAGATCGTGCAACAGCTCTTCATGTCGCCCCGCGTGCTGGGCGTGACGGCCGGCATCCTGATCCTGCTGGGCCTGATCCCGGGCATGCCGCACGCCGTGTTCCTCATCATGGGGTCGGCGCTGGGCTACGCCGCCTGGACGCTGATGAAGCGCGCCAACGCCCCGCAGCCGGTGGTGGAAGCGCCCCCGCCCGCGCACGACGGCGAAGCCAGCTGGGACGACCTGCAGCCCGTGGACCTGCTGGGCCTGGAGCTGGGCTACCGCCTCATCACGCTGGTGGACAAAAACCGCCAGGGCGACCTGCTCACCCGCATCAAGGGCGTGCGCCGCAAGTTCGCGCAGGAAGTGGGCTTCCTGCCGCCGGCCGTGCATGTGCGCGACAACCTGGAACTCAAGCCCAGCGCCTACCGCATCACCCTGCGCGGCGTGGTGGTGGGCGAAGGCGAGGCCTTCCCCGGCATGCACCTGGCGATCAATCCCGGCGGCATCACCACCCCCCTGATCGGCACGCCCACGACCGACCCCGCATTCGGCCTGCCCGCCCACTGGATCGACGAACACCAGAAGGAAGCGGCACAAATGGCGGGTTTTACGGTCGTTGATTCAGAAACCGTGATGGCGACGCATTTGTCACACTTGATGCAAGTTCAAGCCGCAAAGCTCCTGAGTCGCACCGAAACCCAGCAACTCGTGGAACACGTGGCAAAACTGGCCCCCAAGCTCATCGAGGAAGTGGTTCCCAAAATGGTGTCGATCGCAACGTTCCAGAAAGTCCTCCAGCTGCTGCTGGAAGAGTCTGTGCACATCCGCGACATTCGCACCATCATCGAGACGCTGGCCGAACATGCCGGCGCCACCACCGACCCGGTGGAACTGGCCCGCCGCGTGCGCATCGCGCTGTCGCCCGCCATCGTGCAGCAGATCTACGGCCCGACGCGCGAGCTGAACGTGATCGCCATCGAACCCGGCCTGGAGCGCCTGCTGGTGCAGGCCCTGAGCAACAACGCCGGCCCTTCGCTGGACCCGGGCGTGGCCGACATCCTCACGCAGAAGGCCGCCGAAGTCGCCATGAAGCAGGAAGAACTGGGCATGCCCGCCTGCCTGCTGGTGCCCGACGCCATCCGCAACGCCATTTCCCGCCTGGTGCGCCGCGTCGCGCCCCGGCTGCAGGTGCTCGCCCACAGCGAGATCCCTGAAACCCACACCATCCGCATTGGCCCGATCCTCAAAGGTGCATCCGCATGA
- the flhF gene encoding flagellar biosynthesis protein FlhF, which translates to MNIKRFTAPTSREALAKARMAFGDGTLILSNRPTANGVEVMATAEDTLSSLENAPEQAAPSRLQERASDMAASPARTLARPAAAAARAEPQRNAVAQDTEQLAMSTLSFQDYVRERMLRRRHEALTGTAEAPSINERRRERAPDRERERMPAPAAAPVVRHNPLRSIPMDVAPEPVAPRRVQVPVPSLAPAAGQQNLMSELQSMKDLIEDRFNTLAWLGQARQNPIQSNLMLKLIRAGYSPSLARAVLERLPEELGAGDAVRWLMEVLERNLKTDAHARPLYEEGGIYAMVGSTGVGKTTTTAKLAALCARIHGPGSVGLITLDTYRVGAHEQLRTYGRMLGVVAHLAHDRAALQDLLGLLGGKKMVLIDTTGVAPRDPRKRDMLDVLDLPNVNRLLVLNAGCHGDTLDDVLSAFKTAGSQQAILSKVDEAVKLGPSIDALIRHQMVLRGVTNGQRVPEDWEAADAHKLISTSMRSPAKSAFDPKASDLNFFFSHSPELASERGLVDA; encoded by the coding sequence ATGAACATCAAACGCTTCACCGCCCCCACCTCGCGTGAGGCCCTGGCCAAGGCGCGCATGGCCTTCGGGGACGGCACCCTCATCCTGTCCAACCGCCCCACCGCCAATGGCGTGGAAGTCATGGCCACGGCGGAAGACACGCTGTCCAGCCTGGAAAACGCGCCCGAGCAAGCTGCGCCGAGCCGCCTGCAGGAGCGCGCCTCCGACATGGCCGCCAGCCCCGCGCGCACCCTGGCCCGCCCCGCAGCCGCCGCGGCCCGGGCCGAGCCCCAGCGCAATGCGGTGGCGCAGGACACCGAGCAGTTGGCCATGAGCACGCTGTCGTTCCAGGACTACGTGCGCGAGCGCATGCTGCGCCGCCGCCACGAAGCCCTGACCGGCACGGCCGAGGCCCCTTCGATCAACGAGCGCAGACGCGAACGCGCTCCGGACCGCGAGCGCGAACGCATGCCCGCACCGGCCGCCGCGCCCGTGGTGCGCCACAACCCGCTGCGCTCCATTCCGATGGACGTCGCCCCCGAGCCCGTGGCCCCGCGCCGCGTGCAGGTGCCCGTGCCCTCGCTGGCCCCCGCCGCCGGCCAGCAGAACCTGATGAGCGAGCTGCAGTCCATGAAGGACCTCATCGAGGACCGCTTCAACACCCTGGCCTGGCTCGGCCAGGCCAGGCAAAACCCGATCCAGTCGAACCTGATGCTCAAGCTCATCCGCGCCGGCTACTCGCCGTCGCTGGCCCGCGCCGTGCTGGAGCGCCTTCCCGAGGAACTGGGCGCCGGCGACGCGGTGCGCTGGCTCATGGAAGTGCTGGAGCGCAACCTGAAGACCGACGCGCACGCCCGCCCCCTGTACGAAGAAGGCGGCATCTACGCCATGGTGGGCTCCACCGGCGTGGGCAAGACCACCACCACGGCCAAGCTCGCCGCCCTGTGCGCCCGCATCCACGGCCCGGGCAGCGTCGGCCTCATCACCCTGGACACGTACCGCGTCGGCGCCCACGAACAGCTGCGCACCTATGGCCGCATGCTGGGCGTCGTGGCCCACCTGGCGCACGACCGCGCCGCGCTGCAGGACCTGCTCGGCCTGCTGGGCGGCAAGAAGATGGTGCTCATCGACACCACCGGCGTCGCCCCGCGCGACCCGCGCAAGCGCGACATGCTGGATGTGCTGGACCTGCCCAACGTCAACCGCCTGCTGGTGCTGAACGCCGGCTGCCACGGCGACACGCTGGACGACGTGCTCAGCGCCTTCAAGACCGCCGGCTCTCAGCAGGCCATCCTGTCCAAGGTGGACGAAGCCGTCAAGCTCGGACCTTCGATCGACGCCCTGATCCGCCACCAGATGGTGCTGCGCGGCGTGACCAACGGCCAGCGTGTGCCTGAGGACTGGGAGGCCGCCGATGCGCACAAGCTCATCAGCACCTCGATGCGCTCGCCCGCCAAGTCGGCCTTCGACCCCAAGGCGTCGGACCTGAACTTCTTCTTCTCGCACTCGCCCGAGCTTGCCTCGGAAAGGGGACTGGTCGATGCTTGA